ACCAAAATTATCTTTCGTAACATCATTCCATATAAAAACCTATCCAACTCAGCTTGGCTGAGTTTTTCGGTAACACGAGTGTAACGCTCGCTGTGGGCCTGTGACGACCTGGAAAGCATGCGTGATTAGACGAACGTTTAGCTCTTAAAATGTTAACTTTGCCGATTATAATATGATTATGTGTAACCCAAACATACAATAGACGATTTTACTAAAGTTTTTAACCCAAACCCCACATTCCCTTACTTACAAAAAGCGAAATATTTGAATGTAAATCCTGCCACTTAGACGCACCTTATTGAACCGGTCCGCCATGATGTGGAAAAAGAAAGACACGCGGGTCCGCCCGCCGTAAAAGACAGGGGCATGGGCGGAGCCTTCGCATAATCGGAAATGATGTCAGTAAAACGCTGTCGTTAACGTTCTTCAAAAGACGTGATCATTTATTTCACTGCCATCAGCCGGTCGGCATATAAGCTGCAAGGTGTCTAAAATTACATATTATAAAAGCACGAATGGTTTCGCTTGTGTCTTTATTAGCAACGCATTTCGATGAACTTTTAAGGAAATGTTTCACAACCCTGTTCATTAAAGCGGCACATTTTACATTATTCTCTAAAACACAACACCTGTTTTATCAGCTCATTAACAGTTTGCCTATTCCTAAAATGGGTATGTCAGATGAAGTAGACATCTAAAATGCGTATTTTTTTGGATGGACTTCCACAAAAGTGTTGAGGAACAATGTTATAAATCAAGGGTggcaataaatgtttttaaaaaacaaaacaacaaattaaactaaatataaatgcTTCAAAATAATTAGTTTTTGTCATTGCTCACAAAAGggtaaattattatttacaaaaagaCACACTTTCATGTTTGAAACAATGTTTCTTGTTCATGTTTATTGTCCAGAGCAAAAATAGTACTGAATTAATACAGACATTACAtcagtttgtcaatcattttaaatattatatcaaataaaaaaagatataattGAGCAGTGAGAACAGAGATCACGAACACTGAGTTTTCTTTCACTGCTTCTATATCTAGATTTGTCAAACAGTCTCAGTCATCATGTTTAAGTTTTTTGATTTTGCCCTGATGACGGCTGATCTCGTGTTGTAGTCTTTCGATTTCCTTCTTGTGGTGTTCAATCTCATCCTGGTGATGCTTTCTGAGGGCAGCCAACTGCTCTTGCTCTTTTCTCCTGTGGAAGTGAAAGAGAAAAAGGCAGCTGATTTCAAAAGCTTTTAACAaatgtacatacagtaacaaaaacataagaAGGCTGATTATACTCATGCAGGTAGTAGAAATCTACAAGTAGGAGAGATGCTGTTTAAACCGAGATTATGCCAAATCACTCACTTGAAGTACATCTCCTCCTCAGCCGCCTGCTTTTTACCAAACGCTCCTCCAGCCTCTCTCACTGAACCTCCACCGCCTCCTCCTTTCCCAGCACCTTTACCCAGTTCTCCAAGCTTTATCATAGGGAGAGACAGCCATAGATTGCGCAAGACATATGTGTTTAATACACCACAGTTAGTAAATGGTATTGTGTGACAAACAACATACATATGATACACTTCATATAGACTAACGCAGATAATGCTTTAGATATGTATTCCAACGTTAGTAAacattactatagtatacattCTAAAAGTGCGTTCAAATGGTTTTGAGTAGGCTACAGCTGGTTACGTGATAATGTAGATATTAAGATGCTTTCTAATAAAGTAATCAAGTTCATTTATTACCATTACCATGCATAACACACATAATTGTTGGTCTTGTGGGTTAAGCACAAAGTGTGGAAAGGAATATCTAACGTTTGAGTGTAAACAAAAGGGTCACGATACAAGGGCACCCTGAAAGCTCCAACGTTACTACTGTTTACTGCGCAAAACAAGCTCGCCTCGactaaacacattaaaacatgtAACTTATAACGTATTTACTCAGCAAACACAGGCGACGAAATACATGGCAACAGACTGCTATATACATTTGAGCGTGACTAAAATGAAGTGGAAATAATGTTAGGCCTAGCCCTAGGAGAAAATCTCTGTCAAATTTTTAACACAATGTCTACCTGATCAGACGACATCCTGATCTGTGTTGCCAAATACTTCCTTATATTCGGATATAAAAACCTCGCCATTCTCTTTTCAGATTGTCAAACATGAACTGTGCGTACGCTACGCTCCGATATAAAGACGTAAACCAGGAAGGTACCATTCATACggaataaaaggtaaaacactgAAATCATTTGATCtcgtaaataaattaaacaggtTTACACTTTATATGTCATATAATGGTATACTGGACATTTTGATCGCTCTGTTACTTATAATATGTGAACTAAAAACAAGACGGCTTGGTATATTTTTCCACTCATGGTACAGTCGACAACTGTGGTCTTTACTGCCCTGTGTTTATATCCCGTTGCCATCAAGAGGCAAGTTATATTAAGGTCATTTACATTACAGAACGGTATAGCAATTATaatttcgttttttttcttaaagaacAACATATAAAATCTGTGCACATCAATTTACCATTCATAActgaatattaataataaataatcccCACTCAGATGACCATTAAAACACGCTTAACAAAAGCTGTTGCGATAGGTTTTATTCATTGTGATGCAAAGTACAACCTTGGGGCAATCATTTCAGATGTCACATAATAACTTAACTGTGGGAAAAATGTTCAATAGGTGGGCACATCTTCACATCATTAGTTCTCAGCTTTAGGAtactaaaatataatttatagtaCATGCCAAAGACCAAGATTTTGACAGGATTGCATGccaaatataacattttgtttgtgtattcCTAATGTGAAAATTCATACCAAAAGTCCTAAACGCAGTTACATGCCTTCAGCAAAACTTTTATTATCTATTCAGGGTTTAGACCTaaagaataaatgaaaaagTTCTCAAAAACACACTCATTGCAACAGTCCAGCACACTCAGGCACAGAGAAAAAAATTacctaaataataaaacataattcatTAAATACTGTGTCATTTTTGCCTGTTAATGTCACTCATATgtcttacatttacacaaatgttCAAACTCATTTTGGttacaaaattaaaacaaaagaaactttTGTATATTTCAGAATGTATTGTCAAGACAACTAAAACTGAATAGGCATTTTATTTGTCGTACAGCTTAATAAAAGAAGTCAAATAAGAAATTCTCTTCTTAGTGAAGTCCTCGTAATCTGAATGTCAAAACAGTGTTCTCATTTATAACATTTGTCATCTGCACCATGTCTTCTACTGCAAATAATCTTTCGTGAGGTGCTGAGGGTCTCATTGAGATGTTTTAACCTCCTTTCTCTCTCATGGTTTAAAGTGGATCAAACATTGGATGATGCTAAATTAAAGTAGAAACGTATGGCTCTACAACAAACAGGAGGGGAGGATCCACAGTTAAAATGCATATTGGAATTTTAAAAATCAAGAACAAAGAAACCTGATCAAGAGCGAAACACAGAGATCATACAGCCTCAGAAAAAATCATGTAAATAATATGACCAGTTTCCTAAAGCCATCAGCAAACTACTTAGATATTCTTTCACGCTGATGacaaacaaatgacaaaacCAAACACTTACGAAGAGAAAGGAAAATAGAGAGAGGagcaaagagagagaaacaggcaTCGGTATCAGAGTGCCAACAGTGGCCGGCGGAGACCCTTTCTCGGGGGAGCGAGTGGTGAACGTGGCCCCCCCTTGCAAAGCCGTCAGTCCTGCTTGGGTCCAGTGAGGGCTCTAAGTCGCTCAAGCAGTGGAGGATGAGAGTAATGCCACGTAGAGAAGAGCCAATCTGCTACAGGGAAGCCTAGGTTATCCTTATTGAGCTTGATGAGTGCTGAATAAAGCTCAGATGATCTGCCCATGTTGCGTGCAAATGCATCTGCCTGAAACTCAAACCTCCGGCTTAATACTGTCAGACAGAACGACAGTAACTGGGGAAAAGAAAATGTGAACTGCATCAGAAATGCATAATTACGAGACAACTGTCTTCTAATACaaatgtactgtaattataaCACGAGAAAAGATTCACGTTcgaaaaacagaaaacaggaGATAATGTATGTTTTAGAAAGAGAAGTGAAAAGAAGAGATATTACCTCATTGTAAGGCGAGAAGATAAACTGAAAGATGATCATCAGTCCGATGAGGGTGGGTTGGCTGTCATGGAAACCAAAGGCCATGAAGAGTTCTTTTCGACCAATCAGGACAGCAAAAAGGAAGAAGCAGAGGAACGAGTTCATCTGTAAAGAAACAGAGAAACGTTAAAATCATAAATTACAGACCTGTGTTCAGGTACTCCTAAGACGCCAGGACAATGTATAATCGGCAAGGGGTGTTAACAATGGATATTGATTaatcacacacaaatgcattcAGTAATCATGTTAGACAGTAACTTACCTGACTGATAACAATATTCTTGACTGTGTGGCCCAGTTTCCAATGACCCAGTTCATGTCCAAGTACTGCCAGAACCTCATGGTTACTACAGCCCTGTTTCttattctgaataaaaacaaaaatgcaagaaaaaaacaagatgCCATAAATGACCATATAGGCACATGCTTAATCCACATCGTGGTGCATTTATAAGTAAAATAATGACAACTTTGTTTGAggtaatattttaaaacttctCATTTCACTattgaaacaaaaaacaagataGCAGCAGATAACAGCACATATTTTGTCTAATATACCCTTAAATGATATTCAAATCATCAGCAACAACATTGTGCATAGTTCTATTCTGGCATTAACTGCTTTGTCATATAACCGTGAAAGTTGTCATCTTGTAATGATGGTAAATCCCACTTGTTgtgaacataaaaaataaaaacttgttgTGAACATGGCACTGGCCTCTGACCTTTGGTTTGGACTCATTTCCTGCCCCCTGGTTCTCCTCTCCTGTTGCTGACTCTGTCCCTCCTGCGTTGTTTAAAGGGGAATAATCTTCCAAAAGCGTGTCAAACAGCACAATGcgcttgtttttgaaaaatcCATAGAAGTAGGCATTACTGTGGGAAGATCGCTTGGAGCCTAGAAAATAGAACATAGACAAGACAAACATtagatcatttttaataataaggGGAAAACAAAAGCTATAGCTCAAGCACTATTGAGAAATCTCTCAAATCAGGGACACTACTGCTACTGTACCTTCCACCACATAGACCTTGGTGAGGGGAAAGTTGATGGACTTTGACATGCTCTCAATATCACTCTTCAACTCTCCATCTGGCAGTGGCGTGAACTTATCAAAGAGGGGGGCAATGTAGTCTGCGTAGATAGTCACCAGGATCTGAGCACCAAAAAAGGGGGACATCAGatttcaatattattttatctacattttttgcttaaaatatatatttctgtcaaaaattatgattttagtTTAGCATCTACTttggtccaaacctgtataaaattATAAATGACAATGAATAGGGAGCCAGGATTCCTTTATATTCCACAGAAGTAAGAAACTTATACacgtttggaacaacataatgTTGAGTAAATGACTTTaagatgaactgtccctttaagcttgTGATACATAATATCCGAGTGATCACATGAGAACGACCCTAGAAACCAGTACTTGGTAAACTTTACTAAGTGACTTATGTGTCGATATTTTCCCTCACAGACaatatatttaacaaaaatgagGAAAACTGACCAGAGAGACAGCAAGAGTGAAGAGCCAGGCGTAGATGAAGAAATAATCGCCACCGATCTTGATGATATAGAGGAGTAATGATGTCACTGGCAGCAAAATACACTGAGTCACAGCAAACTTCTTGACAGCATCTTTCAGGAAAAAACCCAGTGTCTATAAGAGATAGAACAACATAAAGAAAGAGCAGGAGAGTCATTATAATACATTTCATCAAGTTTCTGCACAGAGAAAAGATAATGATATAGAGGTATACAGTACCTGCTGGTTAAATCCATGCTTTTCCTCAATAACAAATGTGTTATAAAGGCTCCAGGGAAGTCCAGTGAAAGCACTGAAGAGAGTTGCTAACATCAGAAACACCAAAGAGTGGGAGATCTAAAAGAAAGGAGACCATGTTCTATATCCATATCTTTGGTTATTTCAATGTACAGAATAGCATACCAACAGTGCACTTGCAATAGGCTTGTATTTCCATTTCAGTTGAAAAAAGACCCAGAAACaataacatctctctctctgaaaaTACCAGACAGTggtcacacacatacaccactCACCTCATACTCTGGACCAAAACCAAAATGAGCTGTGAGATTTCCTGACATTTTCCAAAGGAATGGGATTCCTCCCAGGAGCAATATCAGCTGTGGACAAAAAGAACAAAGGATTAAACCCATGCTCAAAGATGCTAGTAAAACAGGAAACactgttctttaaaaaaaactgcagtGCATGGTGCATTATAAAAACCACAAGATGCAAATAGTTGCTTTTTCCTCCAGAGGACACATAGGAAACTTGCAGATGTGAGGTCTAAATATAACACAATGCAGAAAGCATAAATTCTGCGCGAGACAAATTCAGCATCAATTCAAGTTTATATTAAGTTCATACAATACTGTTGGTAGTAGAAAAGCATATTTATGTAAAAACATGGTTTTGTTATGTCGTTAAACTCACCGTGCCCTCTGTCTCAGAGTACAGTCCAGACCAGAAGCCAAAGTTGCTTTTGTCCAGCTGATAGAGACGAGACTTTTCAAAGGTCTCTGAATCCATAATCTTACCCAACTCCGTGGGAACATGCATTGTAGTCCTGTAGACTTTCCTCTACAATTAAAACGGGGATTTGGTCATTGTTATACATAGCTAAGACAAAAGACGTCATATATTTACTTTCTTATTAAATGGTTTCCAAGAACATATGCACACCAAAGAAGCATCAGATCACCTGTCTATAAGCGAGGTAGGCCTCCCAAATATACACCGTCCATGAGAAGACCAGGACAGCGTAAAAGATTTGATCTTCAACTGGAAATGCAAGAATTTTCTGCAACATTATTAAGGTCTGGTGGTTATTTGTTGATACCGTTAACTAGTCCGGAACAATCCAATGGTCTGAAAGAATGATCTGATCGCAAACTTCGTAACTCGAAACTAATACGATACTTTAATCTTTACGACATGTAGGTGCTGTGTTCATGtacaaaagaaatgtatatattgaAATACTATTTGCAGAGATGCACTACAAGAGACCATTCATGCTCTATCActtcccttctccattcatgtAAGATGACTGTTACCAGAAACGGTGTCCCACCTGACACAAGAGCAGAACGACAAAGGATCCTAGACACGGCTCTACTTTGTCTTTGATCAGTTGAAACATGTTGAGTAAAATGTATTCTTCGATATACTAGGTATATTTTTCTGTACAGAAACGTAGTTCAATTTGCAGAATCATCTGCTGAAACAATCCGTGAATTCACAAATAATAGTTGGCTACTgcaataaatataatatcacCAGTCAGCTTGATAGATTCAGTCGTCTGACAATGTACgtatttttattgaaataaaaatatcacaaataacCATACACATAATTATCACTTCTGTCCCTTACAGAAAGAAACCTTGGTTACTTCCAGCAGAAATACTATCTAAAATGATGCTAgtgtaaaataatacatatattaaTGTAACCCTATTGGTGAagctattttcattttattgcaaCATTAACAAtggcaaatgttttttttaaacaaaaaacattgacCATTTTGAAACGAAGTGATTGTTCATATTCCCCGTTGCGATCtgaaatgtaaaacagacaaaacaaggtAAAGATAAATCTCCAGGGAGCTGCGGCTGTGATTAGTATCCGGGGAGCGTGCCCGTCGGTTTCCatagaaacaacaaaaacaactttgCTTAAAGTCGTGCAATGGACGAGTTTCAATCTGCTGAGGAGGTATATAACACACTTAAAATAATTTAGAATAATAATTTTAGAATAATTATGTTTACTGGTACTTTAAAGTCTATTATTAAATAACTGTGTGAATTATTAGAACTTTCGTTTCAATATAGTCTACATTCCATGCATACATCAAATGTGACCCTATGCATTACTTGTATACAGACTACATTTGTTGTGGAAGAGATAACAACAATTATCAAAGAGGTAAGAAATGACAACATTTGCAGACCCTAGCATCTTTAACAATGAACTGAGTAAATACAGGTAGG
This genomic window from Triplophysa rosa linkage group LG10, Trosa_1v2, whole genome shotgun sequence contains:
- the zmpste24 gene encoding CAAX prenyl protease 1 homolog, with the translated sequence MLQKILAFPVEDQIFYAVLVFSWTVYIWEAYLAYRQRKVYRTTMHVPTELGKIMDSETFEKSRLYQLDKSNFGFWSGLYSETEGTLILLLGGIPFLWKMSGNLTAHFGFGPEYEISHSLVFLMLATLFSAFTGLPWSLYNTFVIEEKHGFNQQTLGFFLKDAVKKFAVTQCILLPVTSLLLYIIKIGGDYFFIYAWLFTLAVSLILVTIYADYIAPLFDKFTPLPDGELKSDIESMSKSINFPLTKVYVVEGSKRSSHSNAYFYGFFKNKRIVLFDTLLEDYSPLNNAGGTESATGEENQGAGNESKPKNKKQGCSNHEVLAVLGHELGHWKLGHTVKNIVISQMNSFLCFFLFAVLIGRKELFMAFGFHDSQPTLIGLMIIFQFIFSPYNELLSFCLTVLSRRFEFQADAFARNMGRSSELYSALIKLNKDNLGFPVADWLFSTWHYSHPPLLERLRALTGPKQD
- the atp5if1b gene encoding ATPase inhibitor B, mitochondrial; this encodes MARFLYPNIRKYLATQIRMSSDQLGELGKGAGKGGGGGGSVREAGGAFGKKQAAEEEMYFKRKEQEQLAALRKHHQDEIEHHKKEIERLQHEISRHQGKIKKLKHDD